In the Salvia miltiorrhiza cultivar Shanhuang (shh) chromosome 8, IMPLAD_Smil_shh, whole genome shotgun sequence genome, tttaccttttcaccactctcaatactaattataatatatttttctccactatcaatacactttaccatttttccttaaaacccgcgCCGTCCGCAAAGAGGaatttattttggggacggagggagtatatatatatatatatatatattttctgctTTACCAAATTTACAATCTTTGTTTCTTCAGGGCGCGATtaactttgatagataaaaatagtaaagttaatcccttgtttacaTTGATTGATTGGAACTTTGGGATATTTCAAAGCCtttgataatttctatcatttaagttaCTTTTGCTTGAAACTTGTcccattaaaaaaatagtattgaAGTAATCTTacccttaaaaataaaaatactcaatcatgcatcttattgaTTATTCAAAGTAAACGTCCCCTCAAAGAAAAtaggaaaatataaaaatcacagtatttgaaatgaaaaatatatttgttgATATTTTGGATAAGAAACGAAGGAACCTCAAAGTATTTAGGGCTTTAACTGTTCAATGGCCCATTATGGTGGGGCCATTTTGGTCAGGAATTAATGGACTCGTCAACGATCAGCCCATTCCTGAACCATACTGAATTACTTGCTGTCATTTTTCTAGTTTTTTTTCCAtgtttagatttttatttttctaactaAAGTGGAATGAAAATTTATTGGGCAATGTAACCAAGAATGATACTATAAAAATATGTCATTATTCTAATCTTCCACTCAACAGCGATAATTTTAAATGATTCATAACCTATTATTGTATTCGTTGGGTTGGAGAGTCATGTGTCATGATTTACAATCTTAAAATTAGATAATTATGGGTAGAGCATGATTCCATTTAGAATCTTAAAATTAATATGAGTGATGGCTATATATAGtaattttaaaactttaatttcttgaatttatgTCTAGAACATTAGTGGGCAATAGGGTTTGAAGAGGACAACTAAGTGGAGTAAATGAGAGTCGTAATTTAATCTAAATAAAGTCATCAAAAGTCATGGTGGTGAGGACTTGAGTTAGGTAAAAAATGACAAGAGCAATTAATATGGCATATGCGACAACATGTTTAGATGGCTACTTCATAAATGCGACAATTAGATTAAGTAATTAGTACGTCATTTAACTGGATAAGCTTAAGCGAAATTAGACATATTTTTGGCTTGCCTCAAAATGCCcttactataataaataattgtgGCTATATACTTTACTTCTATGAGATTTAGAATTCCTTTCATCTATTGCTTTGCTTGCAATCGTTGATTAGAATATTCATTTTGTAGCTGCAAAGGAAAACATTTTTACAATAGAATAAATTGGCAAAAGTTTCGTATTCACTTTCGCGCAATCAAAATGGTACTatcttttttaaaataataaaggtTAATTAATAATGGTTATAATTTTAAAACTATTATAAAAATGATCTCAAttttaaatatatgaaaaaatagTTTTAACTTTCATGAAAATTGTAAAACTAAACTTGAAAAAGTACAATAAAAACATGGACTTTCGTAAAAATTGCATAAGTGGTCTAGACTTACACTTTTTGACTTGAACTATGATGTCGATGACCCGAAGTTGACATGAAAATTACGtggaaattttaaattatacttgGAACATTCTtaacaaaatttgaaaatactCTTCTTCTTTGAACCTAATTTTGCACaatcaaatgacactttaaataacaaaaaatgatagtacttttttttaatgcaaatgatattttttataaaaacaaatgatactttgtataaaaaaattgtgataactataaatgataattttaattcatgcaaatgacatttttaatagaaaaaaaatgatattttatcCCATTTACCGGGGCATAGAGGGCAAAAAGTGGGGAGAGGAAGTAGAGGGTCGGGTCCAGTAGGGCGCAGGTTGACCCAACCGCATAGGTCTTTCTAGCGGGAAAGTTTGCCAAGATCAAATATAAAACtctaagaaaaatatatatgcaATGCGCATTAGGGTTGGCAAATCGTGTGTGTCTGGTCATTGTCGGGTCGACACGACACGTTAAGATCAAATACGAACATAACCTGTTAAGAAATTATTCGACATGAATACGAACACGTACAACATGATTTACAGGAACACGCCACGAAAACGATAGCAACAAGATATGAAAACGACACGATCTAGTAAAAACCTGAATAAACTCGACCCGGTAGCAATacgataaaaataagaattacGTGAATTTATGTTGCTTGGTGACGGAACAAAGAATGCGATTAGGAAAAAAAGTCTCCAAAAAATCAAAAGCCCTAActctaataataatattaattctaATGGGTTACATGAACCCGATACGAAATTATTATGTCTTTATCAGGTCGATATTATAAGTGTACAAATCCGATAAAGTTTGATACTAACTCATTAATTTCATGCGATTATGTATCGTGCTTTCATGTCGTGTCAAAATTATCAGTCCTACcgcatatatatttataaaatcttCAGATTTtacttaataaaagtaataaatataaaaatatttatacttattaataaaatattaaatttacacACTTATTATATTTCATGTCGCACAAgaggagtattattattattattattattattattattattattattattattattattattattataaaaaattggtTTCTAAAGAGCGTTATATGTGAAATTAAACTAGAATAAGTTTAGtaggagtattaattaattcgTAGACTAACTAGTTGATGATAATTTTCATGTATCCGTCCATAGTAAATCTTAAACAAACATTAATTATAGGATGACGTTCTAGGTTTAGCAAattggtttatatatatatatatatctttttatTCTCGATCAGATTCAAGTATTGCATTATAATTAAGGTTGAATCAAATATGCGAAAAACGATTTTCTAAAGACACTTCCTTTTTGgtccaaaaaaaaatacacttcCTTATTGCATTAAACCCGTGATTTTCATTAAGAAACTTTGGTGTATGTGTCTTTTTCTCTCTTCCTGTGAGGGCGAGAAAATTAGGTATTTTCCGAAATTTATACTGTCCTTTGTGATAACTACAACGCATTTCCATTTGAATTCCATCCAACTAGGAATTTTCCAAAATTTCCAAACAttccaaaaaaatgaaaataaataaggaCAGTGTAAAAAAGAGAAAACTCCATCATCCAAGTTTTGACCATGGCGACAGCATTCTGTCGGTGGCGCGATGTCCCAATCACTAAAAACAAACACAccccactaatattttcttttcctcacATAATTTCCCCAAAGATTAAACCCAATAAACCtcaaattgtattaaaaaaaaattgcaaagatttttcacaaaaaacctGCATTACTACACGAACCCATTTCATTGTGCGACGCGTAGAAAGCGGTGGCTGAAAAATCTACTCGGTCGGCTGTCTGAAAAGACATCCCAACCAATTAAATTACTCCCCCTTCTACACGAACGCTCCAAATCGCTGCAGCTGTCTCTTGTCCTTTTATTGTGAATTTTTGTGAGTGTGTTTTGTTTACAAAACGTTGTTTCGTTGTTTCTCGCCATCTTCTACACTGCATTATTGTTCAATTATTGTAATTGTAGTACGCAAccgtttttattattttttttccgcCTTTATTTTGGGTTAAAAAGTGACTATTGTGAGAGATCATGCTTCTGTTAGTTGTGTGCATTTCTGATTATATTACTGAAAAATAGGATCTTTTACTCCGTATTTTTGTGTGTATTTTATGTGGTGCATTACCATTACTGTGTGTATGTCAGTGTGCGTAATAAATAGGCATGTGAACTGATAATGAAAATGGCCCTCTTAAATTGTAGTTGTAGtccctctctctcccctccTCTCCCTTTCTCTCACATGAAAGTAACTTTAGTCGAGTGTTCCAAGGTTTGGAGTTGAATTTCATTACTtacaacaataaaaaaaataaaaagaatacaTGTGCAGTTAGTTGCAATAAAGATCAAGAGCCATTATTATTAGTATGAGGGAGGGTTGTCATTCTCCCAGTCACAACCACAGAGGAGGAACCATGGCTGGAGCCCTGATGCTGCTGCTTCCCCTTCTCTTTCCAACTCTTTTCACTCCTTTCAGCCATGCCTTTCCCTCAGTTCTCTCGGTATGTATTTGATGTTTTGGCTTTCATTTCTATGTTGATTTATGCGTTGTATGTGTGAAGTTGTCTTTGTGTTTGGTAAATTTGCTTTTTTGTTCGATCTAATGCCTAGTATGTGCGCTTGTCATTGTGTTTGTTAAATTTTGCTATTTCGTTTATTAGTTATAGGAGAGAGGTGGTTGCAAAAGGGGTGAGATTAGAATAGCAAGAAAACTTTTACCTTGTATGAGAAATGGCATTTTGTGGAAGTTTGGGAATTGTTAGGTAGGTAGGGAAAGATTTGATCTTGATGGGAATTTTAAGATTTTTGATTCTTGTTTAGTTATTCGGTTGTTGAGGAATTCATTTCCAGTGTAGATTTTCTTTGATTTGGTGGCagttttttaattgaaatagtAATCATATGTTGGTGTATGGAAGAAAGACATATATGCTTAAACTGTATAGTTGGGAATTTGGAATTTGGCCAGaatttccaaaaaaagaaaatgttgaAGTAGTTCAATTTTCTAGCAAATTGGTCAAGCATAGAAGTATTGTGTAACTTAATTGCTTATTATATTCGTTTTGAGTGCGGACTTCATGTTGGAGTAGGTAATATGCATATGTATTTAGAACTATATTTTAGTTGTTCCCTTGCTGGCTGGATTAGTGATTTGCATTAGTAAATGAGATTTAAATAGAACTCTGGAGGCAACTTGTGGATGATGTCGTCATGTTTATCGATGAAAAAGCATATAGGTATTAGAAAACTACTCATGATGGAGGCCGAACGACTGATCTGAACATATAGAGATTTAGCGGCTCAGTTTCCCTGGGTATTAAAGTTATGCCTTATATGAGTTTCATGGGTTAATGAATGTGTTTTCTTTGGTTTACCATTAACATCTTGTAGGCTGATAATTGTAACATTCTCATAAGCTGACAATTGTATCTGTTGCAGGAGTGGAATGCTCCAAAACCGCGACATACTCGTTTACTTAGGAGTGCTCTGGAACGCCAAACTGTGAGTAAGAGCTCGCTAATTAGTTTGCACGTCTTTAGCAATATTCGTTCTTCAGGGTGCTGATGCATTCTTACTTTTGTTTCAGTCTGCGGAGCAACAAGCTGAACTATGGAGGCCTTTGGCCAACCAAGGATGGAAAACTTGTCTCCGACAAGACAGTACCTCCAGTAAGTAGAATTGTTTTGCATCAATTTTTATCTCCTATCTTTTAAGAGGAAGGCATAGCTGAATCGGATAATCTAAACCGTCTGTTTAGTCCCCTTTATGTGAATGGTGTTCTTTCTTGAGCAGCGCTGCCAGAGAAATCTCAAGGCTATATTCAGGTGTTCCTCGATGGAGGACTAAACCAGCAGAGAATGGGTGTAAGTAATTCAGTTTGTTATTAGGTGGCACGTGCACAGATTCTGTCTTTTTTGAACTGGTTGATATTAGTTTATCTGGAGTCACTAATATATATAATCCGTTTATAAAGATTTGTGATGCAGTTGCTCTTGCTAAAATTTTGAATGCAACACTCATAATTCCGCATCTTGAAGTAAATCCTGTTTGGAAAGATTCAAGGTCCTCTTTATTGAGTTCTTACCCTTCAAATGAGTTTTGTTAGGACAAGAGTTCTAGTTCATATTCTTtttttgtcttcaagctttgACCCAAACGAGACAAATGTTCTTTTGTCTTTTCCCTGCAGCACATTTGAGGATATTTTTGATGTCGACCACTTCATTAATGTACTGAAAGATGACGTATCTATTGTTAAAGAGTTGCCTGATGAATACTTTTGGAGCACTCGGGAGTACTATGCTGCAGCAATTCGAGCTAACAGAGTAAAAACGGCACCTGTTCATGCTTCAGCAAACTGGTATCTGGAAAATGTCTCCCCTGTCCTGCAGAGGTTGGACTCCTAGAGATTTCTTTTGTTTTCGGATTTGAATAATTTTCACATTCTTATCATATACTCAAATCAGGCCACATGCTTATGTCATTCGCCATGTCCTTGGAATCATTCATGTTTCCTTGATTTCTTTTTGAAACATTAAGTGTTTCACGACCTTATATTGTAGCTTGTTCAGGAATCAAGAGAAAAGCTTATTTCTTGTCTGAATAAAATCTTGTATACCTGAATAAATTCTTCAGGCTGGTTGTATCAGTTGAACACTTGAGTTCGTCAGCATCTTATGCAGCTGGCCTAAGTAGTATCATCTTTGATCTTGTTCTGAACTTCAATTTACATCAGGGTTTAATTGTTATGTTTTTGGGTATTCCAGCTACGGAATAGCTGCAGTTGCACCTTTTTCCCACCGTCTGGCTTTTGACAATATGCCCAAGGACATCCAGAGGCTACGGTGTAAGGTCAACTTCCAGGCACTAGTCTTTGTTCCTCACATTCGGGATCTGGGCAACTCTCTTGTCAGTCGTCTCAGATATCCTCCCACCACAAACGATGTCGACAGCGGTAACTACCTCACAAGAGTAACTGATTCTAAAGACAAACACGGGGATGGAAAATTTGTTGTTCTCCACCTTCGTTTTGACAAGGTATGATTGCTTATAGTGTCGGTAATACTCCACCTTTGTCATCAGCGGTGTGAGAAAAGATGAATAATCAACCACTTACTATTTCTTGGAACTAACCATTTATTTAGTGGGTTATTTATGGATGAATAAATAAGAGCATAGATAATTTGTGGGCTAAATTTGCTTTCCTAGTTCATTAATTATGTTTGTAGTTGGACTTAATTCTATAGATACTTGTTACTTTGTAGTATCCTCCCTTCGAAGAACTTTTACATTGTTTCGCCTCCTTGGATGCTATAAACATCTCATGGATGCACTCTGAGACTACTTTGCCTTTCCTTGGTAACTTCACACTATAATACTTCAGTTTCATTCATTGATTCAGGATATGGCTGCTCACTCAGCTTGCGACTTTGGTGGAGGCAAGGCTGAAAAACTAGCTCTTGCCAAGTATCGACAAGTTATTTGGCAGGGAAGGGTGTTAAATTCTCAATTCACTGATGAGGAGTTGAGGAGTCAAGGGCGGTGCCCGTTGACCCCAGAAGAGATTGGATTGCTTCTAGCGGCTTTGGGGTTCGACAACAGCACTCGCTTGTATCTTGCTTCTCACAAGGTATATTCAGCAATGTTCCTTTGTTTTAGGTGCATAAACTGTTATGGCAGAACCTGCAGTTTCTTGAATTTGCTATTTTTTGCGATTCTGTTTTAGGTGTATGGCGGGGAAGCGAGGATCTCGACCTTACGTAGTTTGTTTCCTCTTATGGAAGACAAAAAGAGCCTTGCGTCTTCAGAAGAGAGAGCTCAAATCAAAGGAAAAGCTTCACTATTAGCTGCAGTTGATTACTATGTCAGCATGCACAGCGATATCTTCATTTCCGCCTCTCCTGGAAATATGCACAACGCCGTGGTAATTACTTCTTCCCATAGAATCTATTCTATAAACTTGTAATGTCACACTCGTAAACCAGATATCAATCACGAAAACTTGTGTTAGACCGTATGACGGGTCAAGATCCGCCAAGCGGGACTCATATCGGATCCAAGTTCGTATGCGGTGGCATATTTGCCATTTTGTTAGTGTTTGGTATGGATGGGTACTGAATTATTATGAATTAGGATTGTAATTTCGTTGCAAATTTCCAGGTTGGCCATCGAACATACGAGAACATGAAGACGATAAGGCCTAACATGGCCCTTTTGGGGCAGCTTTTCTTGAACAAGAGCCTGACTTGGACGGAGTTTCAGGAGGCAGTTGTCGAAGGGCATAAAGGCCGGCAAGGGCTACTCCGACTACGGAGGTCCCAACAGTCTATTTATACATACCCGGCTCCAGACTGTATGTGCAGTGCTTGAGGTTGTTCGTGTGTTTATCGTGTCGATCCTTGTATGAATTTAGCCTGCATATAGTATTAGTATGTGTGGCTTATGGCTTGTATtacttagaaaaaaaaataaatggttTCTCATCTTCATTCATTTGGGATCGTCCAAGGGGTTATAGAtttgtaaaatttgaggtcGTGATCAGTTATACAATTATCTTGAACCAGCATTTAGGATATGATTGTAATATGTTACACATTTCCACTgtcttaaattattttgtttaattaatgcattttatcttttaatacttatttttgagaaattctCCCTTCAAATTGTGAAAGGATATGAAACATTACTAGTATGACTTTCAATAATACTCATAATTAGAATATtactaatatattatataaaatatataaaaacccACAAAAATGTAAACCATAATTCTCTTTTCCTAGCCTCACACACTAATTGTCGCCCCACACCAGCCCCCGACCAGCGGCCACATCTCCTCCCCTTCTAGTATTTGTTTATGCTTTGATTTAGGCCCATATGTTAGTGGTATAATGAGGTCGtcatttagtaaaaaaattgttataaacATATGTTATTAATATGCGCCACATATTAATAGatacatattttatatatttgttaaaaCAAATTTATGCGCCTCATTTCTAAAAACAATGCATGTGATTGTGCCcatatgttttttattttttatttttgaaacggAAAGGGCACTAACATTAATCCAAATCAGAAACAGTAATATCTAGAAGTAGACGGAGAAGTCTGACTTTCAGATCATTACATCAGGACAAGACAACGAAAAACGAGCAAGCCCATGAGCTGCTCTATTAACCTCCTGACGCATATGAAAAAAAACAAGGACAACATTTCGACGAGCATGAAGGAACACCTCCCATAGCTCATCGCACAAGGAATCCGTCACATGATGAGAATCTTGTAGCACATGAAGAGCGAGGAGAGAGTCGGTATAAAGAGCTACTGGACCGAAATCATGTTCAAAACAAAAACCAATAGCAACAAGCATGGCGTGGAGTTCCCCGAGTAAAACAGTTTCGGTGAACCCAATCTTCCGGCAGCCCGCAGCCACCCCTACACCACGACCATCCTCTTCATACGCCACATATGTTAACATCAATTAAACAAAACAATTGTCATGAAATGAACTCATTTATGCGCCAATGATTATAGTTTAACTAATGCGCCCTTTGTTAAAACATAACGTTACGCACCTAATTATAATACTAAAATAACAATAGTATAATTTATGCGCCAATTGCCAATTTATATAATTATGCGCCATTTACCATTTTACGCGcccttattttatattttacgCACTATTTACCATTTATGCGcctttattaatataatttatacaCCTTGCATTATTTCTAAATCGTCAATGAAACCTAATTTAAATGGCAAAGTTGTGGCACCTAAAGACTCTCATTTATTGGAAATTTTGGATTTAATTTTGTCTACATGTAGTGTAGTGGTCCCGTCTACATGCTTATTTTCTcactttgtgtggtgtagaggtctcaCGTGATGGCGCAAGTTGGGAGTATGCAGCAAGATAAATGATTTAGAACCTAAATACAAACCATAGTAAAATTATCCCTGCAAATCATTGTTCCGACACACATCATTTTCGTGTGTGACATGTTGAGTCAaacaaatattaaagtaaacAAATGAGTATGAGATGTAGACAATAGGaaattaggatatatttggtaGACACGTTATAAATGGTGGGTACTTATGCAAATTTTCCTTTCTAAATGAATGGATGTACAGCCCTACTGATCAAAGGAATGACGTGGTATGTGAGATTTTAAGGGCTGATTATTGTTGTAGACATATATCTTTCAATAGCCCCTAATTGAGAATCTCTCAACACCGACGAATTCTCAATGTTCTCACTCTACCGCATGGATGAGCTATATAGTTTTAGCGAAGCTACAACAGTTTTAGTTTGAAGCTGCAATTTTAGTTTTGACCGCTAGTATTTTAGTTTTAAgtcgtattttatttttatgttgcaAAACGACATCACTTCTTCATTCTCACAATACTGCATCATTTTGGCTGTCCGAAATTTGTGCCACTTACTAAAATTGGAGTACCAAATCAGATTTGATTTGGCCGAAATTTAAATCCAGAGGAAATTTTGTAAATGATGAAAGTTTATGTATATTGACGCCAATTTTATAGAGTAtggaaaaatcataattttgactataatatttgaatttacaactaatttattattattattattattattattattattattattattattattattattattattattattattattattaattaattaattaattaagaatagATTAATTAAAAAGCATCTTTTGAAATattctatttttcgtgtataATATAGTAGACGGTTAGAGATATAACTAAAATTCCGAGTCATATTAGTGTTAAAATTGTTACTACATCCATCCATCAAGAATATACAATAATTATCCGATTTGGCATTAACAAAGagtatactatttttttttaacatgacctcattttctcttttttaacTATAACCAATCATTTCTATATGCCCCACACACTCAATGcaaccacaaccactcatttctacTTTACACACATCTaccaattatttttttaaaacccaAGTCCAccaaaaattatatagttttggTGGATGGAGGTAGTATATAATAGGGCATGACAATATTGGAGATGTTTTTAGATAGTTTTACtttacatgattgataagatgcatgattgaatatttttatctttcatTGTTTCAATCTCATCCTTCAATGAGacatgaatcaagcaaaacttaatttaaatgatagaaattatcaagaaccttgagatatcctaaaatttcaatccatctaattaaataagaaattaatcttattatttttatctatcaagattaATCATCAAGATCAAACGTTCCCTTAGAATTTACATGTAGCGAGTTTGGATGTATTTCAGGCGGGTCGAACGAACTGTTGTAGCTACAGATCTATTTCAGGTAGAATCCAAAACGTGTATCTATTTCAGGTAGAATCCAAAACGTGTATCTATTTGTTAAAGTTTTGCTGCATATAATTGCGACGACTCTTTAAATAAACAATTAGATCTAATTTGctataaaaaattatgttaaaaaaaattgcaataaataatagaaaagaAATCCATTTCTTCTCTGAATTTGCGAGGGAATTTTAATATGCTATTTTATTTGTGATTTTGTCTGTTTTAGGAGTAGGCTGCATTCCGCCTCGAAAAAAAGTAGGCTGCATTCAGTTCTCTATTTTATGATGATTACATGTTTTCGTATTTGTATTTACATAGTTATTTCTGCATATAATTTCAATACAATGTTATGGCGAAAAATAAATACCTCATTAAAGATTTGTATTGTATGGTCGCAAAAACTCATCACAAACGGACTTACTATAGAAGGAGAGAAATAATCCACATTCCCGAAAAATATAGGAGAAAGGGATTTATGCCCCTAATATCTAGCACAAAAGGGCCAAACTATTACAAATTAGAACTAAATTTACGCATTACAAAAGGCAGCTCCGAAGATAAATTAAACTTCATAATACAGGAAGAAGCAAAATGGTGTGAGCTTCCTTTACTTGTATATTTGTTAATCAATCAATGGGAGATGTACCTAAGATCATGCagttttctcaaaaatagaaTACGTATATGTACAGTTTCGATTATACTTCCAATTTGTGCAATGCAGGATATGCTTCTATTTTTGCTGATCTGACTGCTCGTTACTTGGAGAGCCAGAGGCGTTCGGCCTCTTACTATCGTTTTTCTCCTCCGATGCTGCTGACCCGTTCCCACTACGCAATGTGGCCAACTCCTTTGTGTCTTCTGGATTTGGTGGGGCAACCATTTCTTCCTCGATGGGAAGGGTCCTCTTTGAGCCATCCAGAGCAACCCCGAGGACTATGTTCTCTTCCAGAGACGGCTTATTCGCAGGTGTCTGTGCAGCTTGCTTCGAATGTGAAGTTGAATAGGTATTGTCTGATCTTCTGCCCCCCGACTCTGGTGAGGAGATTGAGCTTGCATCTTGCCCCACCTTTTGCGGTTGCTTAGAAGAACTATCAGCTGTTGGACTTGGTTCTTCGACAGACTTGTTTTCAGTATTCGCAACAGTTTTTGTATTGCTACTGAGCTTAGGATCAGATGAGGATTTTGAAGCCATCTTCAGATCCTCCTTGGTCTCAACTTTAGGTGTTTTTCCAGCCTCAGACTTAGCTTTGGAATCTGATTTTTGCACATCTTTCGCCTTATCATCAGATGTTGATGGTCTGGATTTAGAATCAGTGCTTAAATTTGTTTCACCCTTAGCTTCTACCTTATTATCTGGTACTGGCTTTCCATTTCCCTTGACATCTTCCTCCCCATTTGCTCGTGCTGATCGAGCTTGATTCTTAGGCTTATCCTCCCCATTGACTTTATAGGATGGTTCAATCAATAGCACTGG is a window encoding:
- the LOC131001504 gene encoding O-fucosyltransferase 31-like, which encodes MREGCHSPSHNHRGGTMAGALMLLLPLLFPTLFTPFSHAFPSVLSEWNAPKPRHTRLLRSALERQTSAEQQAELWRPLANQGWKTCLRQDSTSTLPEKSQGYIQVFLDGGLNQQRMGICDAVALAKILNATLIIPHLEVNPVWKDSSTFEDIFDVDHFINVLKDDVSIVKELPDEYFWSTREYYAAAIRANRVKTAPVHASANWYLENVSPVLQSYGIAAVAPFSHRLAFDNMPKDIQRLRCKVNFQALVFVPHIRDLGNSLVSRLRYPPTTNDVDSGNYLTRVTDSKDKHGDGKFVVLHLRFDKDMAAHSACDFGGGKAEKLALAKYRQVIWQGRVLNSQFTDEELRSQGRCPLTPEEIGLLLAALGFDNSTRLYLASHKVYGGEARISTLRSLFPLMEDKKSLASSEERAQIKGKASLLAAVDYYVSMHSDIFISASPGNMHNAVVGHRTYENMKTIRPNMALLGQLFLNKSLTWTEFQEAVVEGHKGRQGLLRLRRSQQSIYTYPAPDCMCSA